In Candidatus Cloacimonadota bacterium, a single window of DNA contains:
- the dprA gene encoding DNA-processing protein DprA: MTEHLQAWLCLKSAPGLKLKAALELLAKYPDPLAFVGRKDHPLQADKRLEPSLREHLRLAVPHPRLQQITKLCQHYRVEAVFYGAENYPPALANILAPPLILWHRGDLAAALQQVCLAVVGTRKPTAYGRASCAKLLGPVCKQGATIVSGLANGIDTVAHTTALENASRTIAVLAGGLETIYPPNNRDLAERIIAQGALVSEFDPGTKLDPWNFVARNRVISALASSVFIVEGPMDSGAMITAKHAIEQNRDLMALPGEINHPNAQGPNYLIKNGAQCVTSPEDILSALGLDASDDQQLEILPQLSADEQKLYDLFTGEQRELSFDELLLRSGHKFGKLSTLLLNLELKGCISKTGGNSFILG, translated from the coding sequence GTGACCGAACATCTGCAGGCCTGGCTCTGCCTCAAATCCGCGCCGGGGCTGAAACTCAAGGCCGCCCTGGAGCTGCTGGCCAAGTATCCCGATCCGCTGGCTTTCGTGGGCCGGAAAGACCATCCCCTGCAGGCGGACAAACGGCTGGAACCATCCCTGCGTGAGCATCTGCGCCTGGCCGTCCCGCATCCCCGGCTGCAACAGATCACCAAACTCTGCCAGCATTACCGCGTCGAAGCGGTGTTTTACGGCGCGGAAAACTATCCCCCCGCCCTGGCCAACATCCTGGCCCCGCCGCTGATCCTCTGGCATCGCGGTGATCTGGCTGCCGCCCTGCAACAGGTGTGCCTGGCCGTGGTGGGCACCCGCAAACCCACCGCCTATGGCCGCGCCAGCTGCGCCAAACTGCTGGGCCCGGTTTGCAAACAGGGCGCCACCATCGTCAGCGGCCTCGCCAACGGCATCGACACCGTGGCCCACACCACCGCGCTGGAAAACGCTTCCCGCACCATCGCCGTGCTCGCCGGAGGCCTCGAGACCATCTATCCCCCGAACAACCGCGACCTGGCCGAGCGGATCATCGCCCAAGGCGCCCTGGTTTCCGAATTCGATCCCGGCACCAAACTCGATCCCTGGAATTTCGTCGCGCGAAACCGAGTGATCTCCGCCCTCGCCAGCAGCGTGTTCATCGTGGAAGGCCCGATGGACAGCGGCGCCATGATCACGGCCAAACACGCCATCGAGCAAAACAGAGATCTGATGGCCCTTCCCGGCGAGATCAACCATCCGAACGCCCAGGGCCCGAACTACCTCATCAAAAACGGCGCCCAGTGCGTTACCTCACCGGAGGACATCCTCTCGGCTCTGGGCTTGGATGCCTCTGATGATCAGCAATTGGAGATATTGCCGCAGCTCAGCGCTGACGAACAAAAACTCTATGACCTCTTCACCGGCGAACAACGCGAACTGAGCTTCGACGAACTGCTGCTCCGCTCCGGACACAAGTTCGGCAAACTCTCCACCCTGCTGCTGAACCTCGAGCTAAAGGGCTGCATCAGCAAAACCGGCGGAAATTCCTTCATCCTGGGCTGA